A stretch of Panthera tigris isolate Pti1 chromosome E2, P.tigris_Pti1_mat1.1, whole genome shotgun sequence DNA encodes these proteins:
- the DDX19A gene encoding ATP-dependent RNA helicase DDX19A isoform X3: protein MATDSWALAVDKQEAAVKSMSNLQIKEEKVKPDTNGVIKTSATAEKTDEEEKEDRAAQSLLNKLIRSNLVDNTNQVEVLQRDPNSPLYSVKSFEELRLKPQLLQGVYAMGFNRPSKIQENALPMMLAEPPQNLIAQSQSGTGKTAAFVLAMLSRVEPAERYPQCLCLSPTYELALQTGKVIEQMGKFHPELKLAYAVRGNKLERGQKISEHIVIGTPGTVLDWCAKLKFIDPKKIKVFVLDEADVMIATQGHQDQSIRIQRMLPRNCQMLLFSATFEDSVWKFAQKVVPDPNIIKLKREEETLDTIKQYYVLCSNRDEKFQALCNLYGAITIAQAMIFCHTRKTASWLAAELSKEGHQVALLSGEMMVEQRAAVIERFREGKEKVLVTTNVCARGIDVEQVSVVINFDLPVDKDGNPDNETYLHRIGRTGRFGKRGLAVNMVDSKHSMNILNRIQEHFNKKIERLDTDDLDEIEKIAN, encoded by the exons ATGAGTAATTTgcaaatcaaggaagaaaaagtCAAACCAGATACCAATG GTGTTATTAAAACCAGTGCCActgcagagaaaacagatgaagaagagaaag AGGACAGAGCTGCCCAGTCTTTACTCAACAAGCTGATCAGAAGCAACCTTGTCGATAACACGAACCAAGTGGAAGTCCTCCAGCGGGACCCAAATTCCCCGCTCTACTCTGTGAAGTCCTTTGAGGAGCTTCGGCT GAAACCACAGCTTCTCCAGGGAGTCTATGCCATGGGCTTCAATCGACCATCCAAGATACAAGAGAATGCATTACCCATGATGCTTGCTGAGCC CCCACAGAACCTGATTGCTCAGTCTCAGTCAGGTACTGGTAAAACAGCCGCCTTCGTCCTGGCCATGCTCAGCCGAGTGGAACCAGCAGAGAGATACCCCCAG TGTTTGTGCCTCTCCCCAACATATGAGTTGGCACTTCAAACGGGAAAAGTGATTGAGCAGATGGGCAAATTTCATCCGGAACTAAAGCTTGCTTATGCTGTTCGAGGCAATAAAT TAGAAAGAGGTCAGAAGATCAGTGAACACATTGTCATTGGCACCCCTGGGACTGTTCTGGACTGGTGCGCCAAGCTCAAGTTCATCGACCCTAAGAAGATCAAGGTGTTTGTTCTGGATGAGGCTGACGTGATGATAGCTACTCAGGGCCACCAAGACCAGAGCATCCGCATCCAGAG GATGCTGCCCAGGAACTGCCAGATGCTGCTTTTCTCTGCCACCTTTGAAGACTCTGTGTGGAAATTTGCCCAGAAAGTGGTCCCAGACCCAAACATTATCAAACTGAAGCGTGAGGAGGAGACGTTGGACACCATCAAGCAGTATTACGTCCTGTGCAGTAACCGAGATGAGAAGTTCCAGGCCTTGTGTAACCTCTACGGGGCCATCACCattgctcaggccatgatcttctGCCAC ACCCGCAAAACGGCTAGTTGGCTGGCAGCAGAGCTCTCCAAAGAAGGCCACCAGGTGGCTCTGCTGAGCGGCGAAATGATGGTGGAGCAGAGGGCTGCGGTGATCGAGCGCTTCCGAGAGGGCAAAGAGAAGGTGCTGGTGACCACCAACGTGTGTGCCCGCG GTATTGATGTTGAACAGGTATCTGTCGTCATCAACTTTGACCTTCCCGTGGACAAGGATGGGAACCCGGACAACGAGACCTACCTGCACCGGATCGGGCGCACGGGCCGCTTTGGCAAGAGGGGCCTGGCAGTGAACATGGTCGACAGCAAGCACAGCATGAACATCCTGAACAGAATCCAGGAGCATTTTA ataagaaaatagaaagattgGACACAGATGATTTGGATGAGATTGAGAAAATAGCCAACTGA
- the DDX19A gene encoding ATP-dependent RNA helicase DDX19A isoform X1 translates to MSNLQIKEEKVKPDTNGVIKTSATAEKTDEEEKEDRAAQSLLNKLIRSNLVDNTNQVEVLQRDPNSPLYSVKSFEELRLKPQLLQGVYAMGFNRPSKIQENALPMMLAEPPQNLIAQSQSGTGKTAAFVLAMLSRVEPAERYPQCLCLSPTYELALQTGKVIEQMGKFHPELKLAYAVRGNKLERGQKISEHIVIGTPGTVLDWCAKLKFIDPKKIKVFVLDEADVMIATQGHQDQSIRIQRMLPRNCQMLLFSATFEDSVWKFAQKVVPDPNIIKLKREEETLDTIKQYYVLCSNRDEKFQALCNLYGAITIAQAMIFCHTRKTASWLAAELSKEGHQVALLSGEMMVEQRAAVIERFREGKEKVLVTTNVCARGIDVEQVSVVINFDLPVDKDGNPDNETYLHRIGRTGRFGKRGLAVNMVDSKHSMNILNRIQEHFNKKIERLDTDDLDEIEKIAN, encoded by the exons ATGAGTAATTTgcaaatcaaggaagaaaaagtCAAACCAGATACCAATG GTGTTATTAAAACCAGTGCCActgcagagaaaacagatgaagaagagaaag AGGACAGAGCTGCCCAGTCTTTACTCAACAAGCTGATCAGAAGCAACCTTGTCGATAACACGAACCAAGTGGAAGTCCTCCAGCGGGACCCAAATTCCCCGCTCTACTCTGTGAAGTCCTTTGAGGAGCTTCGGCT GAAACCACAGCTTCTCCAGGGAGTCTATGCCATGGGCTTCAATCGACCATCCAAGATACAAGAGAATGCATTACCCATGATGCTTGCTGAGCC CCCACAGAACCTGATTGCTCAGTCTCAGTCAGGTACTGGTAAAACAGCCGCCTTCGTCCTGGCCATGCTCAGCCGAGTGGAACCAGCAGAGAGATACCCCCAG TGTTTGTGCCTCTCCCCAACATATGAGTTGGCACTTCAAACGGGAAAAGTGATTGAGCAGATGGGCAAATTTCATCCGGAACTAAAGCTTGCTTATGCTGTTCGAGGCAATAAAT TAGAAAGAGGTCAGAAGATCAGTGAACACATTGTCATTGGCACCCCTGGGACTGTTCTGGACTGGTGCGCCAAGCTCAAGTTCATCGACCCTAAGAAGATCAAGGTGTTTGTTCTGGATGAGGCTGACGTGATGATAGCTACTCAGGGCCACCAAGACCAGAGCATCCGCATCCAGAG GATGCTGCCCAGGAACTGCCAGATGCTGCTTTTCTCTGCCACCTTTGAAGACTCTGTGTGGAAATTTGCCCAGAAAGTGGTCCCAGACCCAAACATTATCAAACTGAAGCGTGAGGAGGAGACGTTGGACACCATCAAGCAGTATTACGTCCTGTGCAGTAACCGAGATGAGAAGTTCCAGGCCTTGTGTAACCTCTACGGGGCCATCACCattgctcaggccatgatcttctGCCAC ACCCGCAAAACGGCTAGTTGGCTGGCAGCAGAGCTCTCCAAAGAAGGCCACCAGGTGGCTCTGCTGAGCGGCGAAATGATGGTGGAGCAGAGGGCTGCGGTGATCGAGCGCTTCCGAGAGGGCAAAGAGAAGGTGCTGGTGACCACCAACGTGTGTGCCCGCG GTATTGATGTTGAACAGGTATCTGTCGTCATCAACTTTGACCTTCCCGTGGACAAGGATGGGAACCCGGACAACGAGACCTACCTGCACCGGATCGGGCGCACGGGCCGCTTTGGCAAGAGGGGCCTGGCAGTGAACATGGTCGACAGCAAGCACAGCATGAACATCCTGAACAGAATCCAGGAGCATTTTA ataagaaaatagaaagattgGACACAGATGATTTGGATGAGATTGAGAAAATAGCCAACTGA
- the DDX19A gene encoding ATP-dependent RNA helicase DDX19A isoform X2 — MSGTFLIRKPQLLQGVYAMGFNRPSKIQENALPMMLAEPPQNLIAQSQSGTGKTAAFVLAMLSRVEPAERYPQCLCLSPTYELALQTGKVIEQMGKFHPELKLAYAVRGNKLERGQKISEHIVIGTPGTVLDWCAKLKFIDPKKIKVFVLDEADVMIATQGHQDQSIRIQRMLPRNCQMLLFSATFEDSVWKFAQKVVPDPNIIKLKREEETLDTIKQYYVLCSNRDEKFQALCNLYGAITIAQAMIFCHTRKTASWLAAELSKEGHQVALLSGEMMVEQRAAVIERFREGKEKVLVTTNVCARGIDVEQVSVVINFDLPVDKDGNPDNETYLHRIGRTGRFGKRGLAVNMVDSKHSMNILNRIQEHFNKKIERLDTDDLDEIEKIAN, encoded by the exons ATGTCAGGAACATTTCTTATTAG GAAACCACAGCTTCTCCAGGGAGTCTATGCCATGGGCTTCAATCGACCATCCAAGATACAAGAGAATGCATTACCCATGATGCTTGCTGAGCC CCCACAGAACCTGATTGCTCAGTCTCAGTCAGGTACTGGTAAAACAGCCGCCTTCGTCCTGGCCATGCTCAGCCGAGTGGAACCAGCAGAGAGATACCCCCAG TGTTTGTGCCTCTCCCCAACATATGAGTTGGCACTTCAAACGGGAAAAGTGATTGAGCAGATGGGCAAATTTCATCCGGAACTAAAGCTTGCTTATGCTGTTCGAGGCAATAAAT TAGAAAGAGGTCAGAAGATCAGTGAACACATTGTCATTGGCACCCCTGGGACTGTTCTGGACTGGTGCGCCAAGCTCAAGTTCATCGACCCTAAGAAGATCAAGGTGTTTGTTCTGGATGAGGCTGACGTGATGATAGCTACTCAGGGCCACCAAGACCAGAGCATCCGCATCCAGAG GATGCTGCCCAGGAACTGCCAGATGCTGCTTTTCTCTGCCACCTTTGAAGACTCTGTGTGGAAATTTGCCCAGAAAGTGGTCCCAGACCCAAACATTATCAAACTGAAGCGTGAGGAGGAGACGTTGGACACCATCAAGCAGTATTACGTCCTGTGCAGTAACCGAGATGAGAAGTTCCAGGCCTTGTGTAACCTCTACGGGGCCATCACCattgctcaggccatgatcttctGCCAC ACCCGCAAAACGGCTAGTTGGCTGGCAGCAGAGCTCTCCAAAGAAGGCCACCAGGTGGCTCTGCTGAGCGGCGAAATGATGGTGGAGCAGAGGGCTGCGGTGATCGAGCGCTTCCGAGAGGGCAAAGAGAAGGTGCTGGTGACCACCAACGTGTGTGCCCGCG GTATTGATGTTGAACAGGTATCTGTCGTCATCAACTTTGACCTTCCCGTGGACAAGGATGGGAACCCGGACAACGAGACCTACCTGCACCGGATCGGGCGCACGGGCCGCTTTGGCAAGAGGGGCCTGGCAGTGAACATGGTCGACAGCAAGCACAGCATGAACATCCTGAACAGAATCCAGGAGCATTTTA ataagaaaatagaaagattgGACACAGATGATTTGGATGAGATTGAGAAAATAGCCAACTGA